TATTTTTAATTATATTGAAATATTCTATAATCGAAAGAGACGTCACTCAACACTGGGGTATCTTTCTCCAGTATCTTATGAGCTCGAATCTATGGTAGCCTAACCTAACTTAGTGTCCTTAAATTCGGGGGAAGTCCAAAAACCCTTTCTACTAATTTGCCGCCCCTGATATGTTTTTCCACGATCTCTGCTATATCAGCTTCGGCCACATTATGATACCAGATCCCTTCCGGATATATAACAACAGCAGGACACAGCCCGCCTTTTGGATTGGTTTCCTTGCATACACTAAGACATCCGCTCTTGGAGGTTTTAATCTCTGCGGCCAAACCTTCCGAATCTAATCTGTCTCTTAAAACCTCAAGCAGTCTTTCAGAACCGGCAGCAGAACAGTTTTTACCGTGGCATACAAAAATGTGAAGTTTATACGGTTTCATCGCAAAGTGAATGCAAAGAATATCCGTTTAAAATATCCATGTCAAGATATTTTGTATAAAAAAGATAA
The sequence above is a segment of the Deltaproteobacteria bacterium genome. Coding sequences within it:
- a CDS encoding IS3 family transposase, yielding IFNYIEIFYNRKRRHSTLGYLSPVSYELESMVA
- a CDS encoding (2Fe-2S) ferredoxin domain-containing protein: MKPYKLHIFVCHGKNCSAAGSERLLEVLRDRLDSEGLAAEIKTSKSGCLSVCKETNPKGGLCPAVVIYPEGIWYHNVAEADIAEIVEKHIRGGKLVERVFGLPPNLRTLS